A genomic window from Nitrospinota bacterium includes:
- the cobA gene encoding uroporphyrinogen-III C-methyltransferase produces MIEGIVYLIGAGPGDPGLLTVKGKQLIETADVVVYDYLANPKFIEYARPDAEIVYVGKMGGDHTMSQEEINALLVDRCRKGKSVARLKGGDPFIFGRGGEEAQELVRAGLEYEVVPGVTAGVAAAAYSGIPLTHRDFTATVAFVTGHEDPTKDDSNIYWDKISTGIGTLVFFMGIKNLPNIVSNLVKNGRSAQTPVAVIRRGTWPEQRTVTGTLETIVEIVQKAGIKAPAITVVGDVVGLKPELDWFETKPLFGKKIVVTRAREQASGFAERLAKSGAEVIEFPTIQTEDPPSWDSLDAALEKLSEFDWIVFTSVNGVKHFVKRLRERCADVRELKGLKVCAIGPKTAEAIENMGVRVDVVPAEYRAEGIIEALGAGEVKGKKFLVPRAKVAREVLPEQLEKMGASVTVAETYVTVKPAGRTEKMRKMFENGEVDAVTFTSSSTVTNFMEMFGEGAAKLMNGVTVASIGPITSQTARGKGLNPVIEPSDFTTEALAAAIERHFAGRVASREKVTEGGVDFRLMVHWPITH; encoded by the coding sequence ATGATCGAAGGTATCGTCTATCTTATCGGCGCGGGCCCGGGGGATCCGGGTCTTCTGACCGTCAAGGGAAAGCAGCTTATCGAGACCGCCGACGTGGTGGTGTATGACTACCTTGCCAACCCCAAATTCATAGAGTACGCCCGGCCGGACGCGGAGATCGTGTATGTGGGCAAGATGGGGGGAGACCACACCATGAGCCAGGAGGAGATCAACGCGCTGCTTGTGGACCGCTGCCGCAAAGGCAAGTCCGTGGCGCGGCTCAAAGGGGGCGATCCTTTCATCTTTGGCCGGGGTGGCGAAGAAGCGCAGGAGCTTGTCCGCGCGGGGCTGGAGTACGAAGTGGTCCCGGGTGTCACCGCCGGTGTGGCGGCGGCGGCGTATTCTGGCATTCCGCTCACCCACAGGGATTTCACCGCCACGGTGGCCTTCGTCACGGGGCATGAGGACCCCACAAAGGATGATTCGAACATATATTGGGACAAGATTTCCACCGGCATCGGCACACTGGTGTTCTTCATGGGGATTAAAAACCTTCCGAACATAGTGTCCAACCTCGTCAAGAATGGCCGTTCTGCGCAGACCCCGGTGGCGGTGATCCGCAGAGGCACCTGGCCGGAGCAGAGGACCGTCACAGGCACTCTGGAGACGATTGTGGAAATCGTCCAGAAGGCCGGGATCAAGGCCCCCGCCATCACCGTCGTCGGCGACGTTGTGGGATTAAAGCCGGAGCTGGACTGGTTTGAGACCAAGCCCCTGTTCGGCAAAAAAATCGTGGTGACGCGCGCGCGGGAGCAGGCCTCCGGATTCGCGGAGCGGCTGGCCAAGTCCGGCGCGGAGGTGATCGAGTTTCCGACGATACAGACGGAGGATCCGCCAAGCTGGGACAGTCTGGACGCGGCGCTTGAAAAACTTTCCGAGTTTGACTGGATAGTGTTCACGTCGGTGAACGGTGTGAAGCATTTTGTAAAACGGCTGCGTGAACGCTGTGCGGACGTGCGTGAATTGAAGGGGCTCAAAGTTTGCGCCATCGGGCCAAAGACGGCCGAGGCGATAGAGAACATGGGAGTGCGGGTGGACGTGGTCCCGGCTGAATACCGCGCCGAAGGGATTATAGAGGCGCTCGGGGCCGGCGAGGTGAAAGGGAAAAAATTCCTTGTCCCCCGGGCCAAAGTGGCGCGAGAGGTTCTGCCCGAGCAGTTGGAGAAGATGGGGGCGTCCGTCACCGTCGCGGAAACTTATGTCACAGTCAAACCTGCCGGGCGGACGGAGAAGATGCGCAAGATGTTCGAGAACGGCGAGGTGGACGCGGTGACGTTCACGTCGTCATCCACGGTGACGAACTTCATGGAGATGTTCGGCGAAGGGGCGGCAAAGCTTATGAACGGGGTGACGGTGGCCTCCATAGGCCCCATAACATCCCAGACCGCGCGCGGCAAAGGGCTGAACCCCGTGATCGAACCTTCGGACTTCACCACCGAGGCGCTGGCGGCGGCCATTGAGAGGCATTTTGCCGGACGCGTTGCCTCACGGGAAAAGGTAACCGAAGGGGGCGTGG